The region GTACAGCCACAAAGTAACAACTGCCGCTGCTTTCTGATAGTAAACAATGCTATACCACAGGGATATAGCTTACATCCAGTGGCCGATTAGTGCCAGAGGGTGGCAGTGTAGAGCCACGATCTCTCCAACAAACATCATGTGGACCACTGGCCTCACAaagaacaaatgtgtttttaatatgccGTTAAATCTAATACAGCAAACACACCAAAAACGACAAACTATAATCTTCTCAGGATATCAAACACGGACAGATGTTGTTGTCTATATCCAGTTAAAATGatcacaaaatatcaaaaactttttttttcttattaacaAACCAGGTAGCGTGTGCAGCCCTTATACAGAATATTAATCCATCTGTTgcacagtaaataaatatatttagatTTTCAAGCTGCCACTAAAGATATTGTAAACACAACCATCTGCTCACCTGGCCTGCAGGTTTTCCAGCTCCagccccctctccctctccagctTGATCAGGGCCTCCTTGTGACGACGGGTCTCCTGCTGTAGTTTCTCGTCCGCGTGGACCTCCTGCTCCTTCAGCTGCTCCTCTAAGGCATTGGCCCGGTGCACCAGGTGAAGGTTCTCCTGGCGCAGCCGCGCATGCTGCTCCCCCGATGACTCGGACTCCTTTTCCAGCTCTGCCACTCGACGCTCAAGGAGGAGCACCTGGGCAATGTACATGTTTGAAGGTTAGTGACACACAgatgtaaatgtactgtaagAGTAATCAACTATAATGCATTAACAggtaggggtgttgaaattaatcactGCATtgatgcatcgcgatgcggacctggacgattctgcatcgatgcggTGACAGATCATAATcaattattgcctactgatgttgctTATTGATTTTCCggttgctgctttttttgtttttgccttgtGTCTGTTTTCTGCTGTGTTCAGCCTCTGCTAAATAAaggaagtttgtttttttaggagcagatacaataaaaaggggagttcatatatatatcttgaatttgttgatgaaagccATGTGTAGAGATagataatattgaggaggtgacgcagcgggatattgaatcgaatcgtatCGTTCATAGTCATTTGCATCTGTTTAACTTCCAAATAtgaaatgtttcttcttttttccaactgctgTAACAGGTTAAAACTGTGGCCACTCACAGGTATGAGTCGTGCGTAAGCAGAGGGATGTGAACAAGCAGGTGTTGCTGAAAAAGAGCATTAGTTAACTTCCTCCACAGGCGAGCTCTCACCTTGTCTGTGATGTCGTTGTCAGCGAGCTCCAGGATGTCCCGCGTCAAGTCGCTCATGGTGTCTAGAGTCATCGAGCTGTTCTGGAGGAGATGTCTGCACGTGGAAAAAATTTAAATCCCCAGAGCCAGTTCACATTTGACAAACTACTGTTTTTGTATGCCAAACAAAACCATCTATTACAATCATTCTAGAAATATGAACCCTTGCCTGCTGAAATCAGAGCAACTGTTTGGCTCACCTTGCTACTTTCTTGCTGGAGAGCCTCTTGCCAGCGCTGGATGGGAAGACAGAACAACAGGAAAAATGGTCAGGAAGAGAAAAAGGATAAAGGAAAGAGACACCATCTCCTGGTATTTGTCCTATCCAACCCCTGTCCCGCTCTCTGCTAGTAGAGGagccccacaaaaaaaaaaaaaaaggtatgttgaggtgagttttttttttactggattTTTGTTGAAACTAAAGCTACAAGATATTCACACATCACAGCAAtctaacataaaacacagcagcatcTAATAACAGTGTCTAACAAGTGCTGATTTAGGATCAGTTCTGACCTGTGACAGCATTACAGAAACTTTAAATAAATCCTAAaataggagttttttttttagatttctaAATACCTAATTAAAGTTAATTCTGAAGTTCTGAATGGTGCCCTATTGCAAATCCAGTTGTTTAACACATCAAAAAAGATTTCAGAATGACTAAGTTTCTGTAATATAGCTACCGGCCAGTAATCCTGGATCAGAAAGTCGGTTCTGATATAAGAAAGCTCTTTGAAAAGTTTTATTTCACTAGCAGCAGTCATTCTGCAACAACTTAAAAGAAGCATGAGGACAAAGACATGGAGAGCAGAAAATACTGAAATAGACACTACTCACCTGCGATACCTGCGGTCATTGTTTCATATTTCTACAATCAatttattaaaggtcccatatcatgttcatttttaggttcatacttgtattttgggtttctactagaacatgctTACATGCcttaaacacattatttttctcatatggTCAGAATATagctgtattcaccctctgtctgaacgctctgttttagcgcctgtctctttaagcccccctcccgaaagcccagtctgctctgattgatcAGCGTTACTGGATCTTCTGCATCTGTGTTATTGCAGCCGGggaaatgactgtaacggcactgtagcagcactttaCCTATATAGTATAGTTTACTATAcctatatagtatagttgtgacatcacaagcgtATGGAAGTCCTGACGACTCCTTTTAAGACACCATTTCTGAATACGGTCTGTGTGGATTGATcatggattgagcgttttgatacttttacagtttttactgTATATAGCACTTTGACCcgctttataataaaataatacaatatgggacctttagcTTATTTTCAGATGAGCAAAATATTCATTATGACAAATCATAATTTGTACAGATGGTAACAATGGGAAGGAGCTGGCTACCAACATCTAAGAACTGCATCAAAGCCACTGAAATGCCTTAAGTGAGTTTTTCCATCAATAAatactaaatgttaaatatcaaCACACTGcaactcacacacaaaaaagagggTGCAGATGAAAATTGGGAACAGTATGAGGTAAAATGTGCTTAAAACACACCCACAAAATAAACCataatgtgtgtgagagagttcAATCtgtaacatcacacacacacacacacacacacacacacacacagagagaacatGCATGATAGCATGATACTGTATCTATTCAGCACTGCAAACACATTCACATGGAGTGGCTTGTGAATGACGTATTACCTAGTCATCTCTAGGAAATTGAGACGAGTGGAGAGGTCCTCGAGACGACTTATTTGTTTGTGACACTGACTACAGAAAAAGTCCAGCGCCTCCTCCCTGAGGAAGCTCTGAAAGCAGTCAGGGAGAGGAGCAGGTGCACTGGAAAGAGGaaacagggaggaagaggaggagaagtggTGAGTGACGGACAAGAAGGGGTGCACTGAGGAGGGACAGGAACACCTCTGGGGGGTGCAGGAGGTGTTAGTGAAATCCAAAGGAGAGTTTGAAAGAGTAAAGTGGGAGGGAGATGTGAAACAGGCTGCAGTGTGGCTGTGATTTGAGTTCTGGGTAGTGTTAAGGAGACAAAACATTCTCTGATAAAGAATGTGTTCATCTCTCTTCAGCACGGTTGAGATTTTCTTTCCCCTGCTGCCAAAACATTCTTGTCTTTCAACTTTGGCATCTTTGCCGCGAGCTCAGAAAACCTACAGAATGGTTACAATTAAGTCAAAAACATCATAACTTTGAGCTTTCAAGCAAATGAATGAAACACACATTTGACCATTTCATTGAGAGTCTGTATCCTCTCCTCACATCACCTCTGCTGGCTTATTGTTCATTCAGGGAGCAAGTCAGCTCTGAATTATGTAACCTGCTGGCACAAGTTCCTCTTTATTTAGTCAGAAAAATGGTGTGGTAGAATATGAGTGAGTGTCACTTGATGGTCCTATGCGCTGTTTTACTGAGCCATTTTTTCCCTGAAGGATGGCTTTGTTAAATAATCTTACAGCGATGTGTTTTTGTAGAACAGAAGCAACCCAACAGTGTGTACGTGTAGTCAAACCCTGTGATATGtagataggtgtgtgtgtgtgtgtgtgtgtgtgtgtgtgtgtgtgtgtgtgtgtaggcagcaCTGCTACATGCGCCAACAATGAGCATGATTGGCTCAAAACACAGTGACGCATTCACACTGAGTGGGTGAAGTTTGTGGGATGcagttatattttatttgtgtttttttttttttagcctaacCACCACCAACTTGTGTGCCATGTAATCTTTCACATGCAGTATGTAATTCACTGATTGGGATTTATTATTTATGGTTCTCAACTATCACTTGAGGATGCATAATTAACCCTATATTTGTACTTTCATACATTTACTTTGATGTATCCAAAAAATATACCAAACGGATTTCAAAAATTCTTCAACAGTAAGGACACACCTGTATTATTGCTTTTGGGGCCAATCCAGTAAGACCAGCTTATTTCAGTATTGTCAATGGGCTACAAAAACTAGGCAGTTAGTTAAGCAAAGCAAATCAAGGAAATATCACCCAAGTGGGAATTAAGCTTTATCCGGCGTTTGGTCTCTGATGAAACAGAGGAGGGTTGAAAAAAGATGACTGGGAAGAGGCTACGACAGGGGCTTTAACACAAATGACTGGTGCCATAAAGAGTGTATGTGTAGAAATGTTGCTGTATTTTCATGCTTGTTGGACACGTCACACTGCTAACTGTATCTGTACTTGTGCAGCCCAGAGGCAAAGCTTGTTGGATACTCCTTAAGGTGTCTGAACTCAAAACAGCCACCTCTTGTCTGTCCCAGAAAGCATAGCAACAGGTGCCACCCTTACAGTGCGAGTTTAAAACATTTACCCAGACTACTCAGGATCGCACAACAAGGGCAAATGAAAGGTGGCACAGTTTTAGAACAGGATTTAGCCCAACAGCCACATTTTCAATAGCTTTTGCAACAGTGAGAGTAAGACTGATGTAATGAACTTTGTATACACTTCATTTATCATTGCCCTTCACCAGAAAAGGAGGCAGATAAGAGTTGGGAAGGACGTCACCAGATTGCTGTTATTAACGTTTGACCTCAGTGTCTTTGTTGAAAGAGAAACATTTTCTCTGAAGAACATAAACCTGGACAATACAACGTCACACCTCTTATCAAGGAGGGTTGATAAAACGAATGTCTGGTGAAAATGATATTAATATTCACATCAGTTAAATAATCTTCAGGCTGTCTACATTTCAAAGTGACTTCATACAAGATTAGAGTTAAACACCAACTCCTCTTTGTCAGAGGAACTGTGGTTTAGCCGTGTAGAGAAGACAAGCTCATACCTGGGAGAGAGCAGTGAGGAGCCATTGATCTGCTCAGGTGGCTGCACCAGAGGGGAGTGGCCCTCCCCCTCGGTCCCCTCCACGCTGCTCTCCAGTAGCAACTCGGAGCTGTTGCTTTCCCCAAagtcctcaaagtgctcctccTCTCCACCGATGACCGTCACCAGAGAGTGGTTATGGAGCTCAGAGTTCAGGGAAAACCTGAGGTGCACATAAGAATGGAAaactgttagtgtgtgtgctcACTTGTGTATACAACAATAGCATAGCTAACTAGCCATAAATAGAGGAAAATGTGTCAGGTTTAGACAGGATACACATGGGACATCCGGCTGGGTATAAACAGCCACATAAACATCCATTTACAAAACCTCAATCTCAGTCAAACCAATCTTTTGAATTCATTCAAAAAGGGAATAGACATGCTTTAGTACTTGAGCGATAGTTTCTGGATAAGATGGTTGTGTGTTGGACCGAGAAACCTGGAAATGACTAGAGCCTACTGTAAATCCAGAACGAATACAATTAATCTTCCCCCCTGCAAGAGCGGCAATCTGGACAAGTTCGATGATCACTTGTCTTCAAAGGTAATCTGTTAATCCTAAACGTCTGCTTTGGCTGAAACAAACTGTCTTGTGCCTCACTGGTAATACAAAACCACAATAGGAACACTTGAGACATGTGAGAGGAACCTTTGAGTAGTTTGATGTGGGTCAAGATGaagagttgttgttgttcttaaCTGCGCTGACAGAAATGGCTGTCACTCTTATAATTGGCGGGTTTTGTTACACAACTGAACAAAGCTCTACTGCGTGGATCTGGTAGTCTTTGCTGTGAATTGTGAAGTTCCAGTAAATGAAGTCTGAactcttttatatttatttaacaggAAAGCTGGCCACTTTCCTGTTGTCCAACAGGATAGGTTAGATGtcttaagcacacacacacaggatgagGATGTCCAAATCAGCAGAAAATCTTGCCTCCTCAGCACACAATGACAAAGCCCATTTTCCTTGTTTACAAGACAAATGACATTCATCTGGCCAACTCAAAGCTAAAACATCACTTTAATTCTCAGTGTGAAAACCTAAAATCCTACACTgttacacaaaaaaaagcatttgtcAGCTTCAGTCCCTTTTAACCTAGACAACAATGCAGTTTCAGCTGCAGCAATGCCCCGTGCAAACATTGGGCTCCACTGGTTAAATAGTAACACAACCGATTTTGGAGTCACTTACCGTTCTTTACTCAGGCTCTTACTACTTGGCCCCATATTGAGGTCTCTCACACAGAGGGACGGCGAAGAGAGAGAACGCATCTTTAAAGGCCCTCCGCTGCCCTGGCGTGAAAGCCTTGGAGCAACTGGAGTAAAAACACCAGACAACCAAAGTGGAATTCTGAAGTTTCACAGGTTACACcgatttaaaacaaaaccatgACTCTCCAGTTTGGAGGAAACAAAAGGGTCTgcttttgaaaacggcaaagtCTGTGGTTCTAACGAGCTGCCAATCAGTGCCACATGACTGATGTTGCATCGTCTGTGCCACCCGAAAGACTTGAGGCTGTACCACAAAGGGTGGACTGCGAGTGGGTTAATCAGATTTGAGGCTAAGCAACAGCCAACAGACAGTCCTGCTGACCGTCCAAGTGCCAAATGTGTGTGGGGACACGGGTAGGACAGAGGAGGGTGGGGGAGGCTAATCCTGTTAGATTCTTAATCCCCAGTCCAGGCCATATCCTCCTACCCTGAATATGGCTAAGGTTAGCTGGGCTAACACATGGTCAAATCTCATTTTACTTAGGacctttttgttgcatttactCACAGTCAACGTTAAATCACTGTAAGTTGCAAATTGTTTGTGACTTGGCAAACTCCGTCAAGTTGTTTGGGCATGAGAAACATGCCCGTATTTTTCATAAAAGCTTATCTACTTTAACAGGGAGGTGAGATGGTGAGGAGTCTCAAAATCTTTGGTAAACAGACTGCTGAAATAAGAGAACATAAAAGGTCACAGTGTTAGGTTCCCGTCAGCAGTGGATTTAGCAGGGCAATGGTATGAATAATATGTGGAGGAGAGAGAATGAGATTTGCCCATgccacagaaagaaaaaaaaaaaaaagagctaacTCGACACTTCCTGGAATTCAAGGCTCAATCATGGAATGGGAAGTCCAAAAACATCCCTGTCAGGCAGACCACTCAAAGCAGTCATCCAGCCGGACAGATGGGTCACAGCGTCAGCAGATAAGGCCTCGCTTCTCTGCGCTTCCTTCCTTGCGTTTGCCCCAAATAATATATCAACAAGAAAATTTGTGTACAGACATATAGACCTCATCTGCAGCAACTAACTGTAACTACCAATAAGAGAGAATGAATCGAATTCAAATCAAGATAGAGATCTCCTATTCGTCCTACTTGTCTGATGCAAATAATGGATCATAGCAGCACAGAGACAGTTTGTCCACGATGACTCACTACCATGCTTATCAAATGTAGTTCACTGTGCTGCTACTTTGTCTTCTATGGTAGATTTAAATGGAGGTTACTTTTACCAAAAGAGTCAATGATAAAAAGGTATAATAATGCCAACTCTTTCTGATTTAGACAAATCTATTTGAAAAAGACTAGTGACTGACAGCTGTGTGTCAGTATGAGAAACTGTCCAATTCTTGCAAGGGTTACCATTTAAAAATATCTCACTCTGTGATCATGAACACTTTTAAGACGTTAACTGAAAATTCACAGTGGTTGAGCAGATCTCAGTCTCCGATACAAATGACGATCCACTCAGACACACCGACTTCAGTAAAAGAATGGTGGAAGGGCTTTTCTGTGCTCAAGGTCTCGGGTGCTCACTCTGTCCACATTTCTAGTTATCTCTAATTGAGCTTTCCTgttcagacatacagaaaacATCAACAGTCTGACTAAATGTTGCCTCAAACTGCCAGTCACAATACATGAAATATGTGTACATGAGGAGCTGTATTTaattggaaaaataaaaaaaacccagaggAAACCAAACACAGAAGAAGAGTAAGATACTTTATGTTTGACTGACTCTCTACCCACTGGTGTATCTAGAGGAATTTAAGGTTAATAAAGTGGTGGCTGTCTATTGCTTCTGTTTAATCTGCCTGTCTGGTGACCCAAATAGAACCCAAGTGACCCAGCGTTGGGCGGGAAAGACTCTCAAACCATGTGATCTGTGTGAAAGGTTAGTGTAGGGCAACTCCAGGGCTAACCCTTAGCTGGAGATGTGACACACATTTACGTACACTTTGTTGCCAGCAGCGATTACGAACAGAATTATGATGTTGATCTCATGACAAGTGGATTACAATTGATGATGTTTCACAGAAGTCATTCAGGGTTGCAGCACACAGCAGAGGACGTAAATATGTATCCAGGAAGTATCAGCGTATTGGCCAAAATTGACATTGTGTATATGGCTGATGGTGAAATTTACATGGACCTATTTCCGCCATCTTCAGGGTCGTGCAGTGTGGCCTCGATGCCGCTGTCCGTCTCCACGTCCTCATGCATCTCGGGGGGTACGAGGGCCCCCGTGTCCTCATCGGTGAAGGTCTCACACTCACTGTAAGTGCTCTCTGAGCCCAGGTACGCACTGTCCGTCACCTCATTTTGCTGcagtaacagaaacagaaaacaatcaTTACCGTAAGCCCATCAGGCagtaaacagacaaacataatgATCGGAacaattcaccatggtaacaacaggGCATGAACATTAATAGATGTgtatattaggggtgggaatcacctgAGGCCTCAccatacgatatcatcacgatacttatgtcaatacgatattattgcgattttaaacatattgcaatattctgcgatatattgcaatttattaccttttttccaaacTTCAAcattttcccaatttcaaattatgtccccaaaagggaactttgtcaacatctgttttatctaaaaagatacatttctctgttttcacttcagttttattgctgcaaaatgggattgttaaacagacaaactgaccaacacatatataataaaaggtcgatacttggcgtctgtgtatcgatacagtattgccacggaaaacattgcaatactatgctgtatcaatattttcccccacccctataTGTATATGCTGTATTTTCtgattaaaataataacaacatCATAGCTCTGGAAAACTTTGCTCCAGTACAGCAAAACTGCAAAGGACAAACACGTAGTGCTCAGCAAGCTGTTACCATTATTATGATAAACAAGCGTTGTGATTGGTTCTGGATTTGACAGTAAATAGCATCAGGTGTATTTCAAAACTGGGATTATTTGCAATTATGTGAAGCAAAACGTAAAGAACACATAGGTTGGTCAAACAGTGTAGTTAAAAAAGCCATTTCAAAGCGGGTCCATTTTGAATCTTAAGGTCTAGCCAGTAACAGACGCCAATTATGCAAACCACCAAACAAATCATAAAGCATAAACAGACTTCAGAGAGAGTCTGCTGTGATTCAGATGGCTGCTCCAAGCTAAACCTGCTGCATCAACACCTCTAAGCAACAAGTTCAAACTAAATGAGAAAAGCTTTAAGCTTTCCATGCAACAAATACCAAATGCTCAACACTAAACCCATACACTGATACATGCCAAAAAAGAACATCTGAAGCTATTAGCAACTGAAACATTATGAGGTATCAGAGCTGTGAAGCAATAATGAAGGTAAAGACAGGTGAGTCATGTTGGAAAGCAGAACATACCATTATAAATGCAGTGGCAGGAGAAGCAGGGCCCAGAGGGCTATCGACCATGCCCAGAACCATTCTCACGGACTGGAAAGACGGCCTTCCATGAGAGCGAACAACTACCAATGCTTCCTCACCTTCACTctcagagagagtgagagagtacgtttggaaaaagaaaaaaaagaaaaagggaaacacTGAAACACTTCGTTCAGCTCCACTGGGTGGTCAGGGGGGAGGAGACGGAGACAAAGTCCAAAGAGTAGCAGAAGTCAGCTGTAATGCTCAATCAACCAGCCTTCTACGCGTCAGGCCCGATTTAAAACACCACCCGATCAGCTGAATAACTGTTTAATCTTTCTTGGCCCCTGGGAGCTTCACTTCCTGACTCAGTGTGACAGTATAAATCATTAAGCCATGTTCTTTGTGTTGCAGACTGCACAGTAAATGAGGGCTATACATCACAACAACCAAAGTCATAACTGTCTGACTGCGTGCCCATAATAAACATAACACATTAAACATGCTGTTAAGCTATAACACTACGAAAGGCAGAGTAAGTGCATAACCTGTATGACTGTTGACGATTACTGATGTGCTATGGTTTCTATTTAAGAATTAAAATGTGGGATGGAAATGTGAAAGTTAGCAACGGCAGAAAATATTTAGTAAAGGAAAAACGGGGTGGATGGGGCGTTGCTTTTCTCTTATGCCAGGCCTCAGCTGAACAGCCTCACCTTGCCTGTTTTGAAAGCAAACAGGGTGAGAACAGCACAGCCATTCAGAGAGAGGAACCCTTTTCTGCCAGAAACTAGAGGAAAAAACAAGGCCATGGACACAGGTGTGGCGTCTCCttcaaacataaacacaaacttCCCCAAAACTCTGCTTCTGGGTTCCAGTAAACAGTAGAGGGACACTTTATAAATCACTGGATCTTACATATTGTTAGTGGCCATTTCCAGGCATActgcaataaaaacaattaaaccTCAAGTGCAAAACTAACCTTGACAGACGCATCATTCAGGAACTATTAGAAAAtacaggaggagaggaagatctATTTCTCAGTTTACTATTTTGGGCAATTTAATTTACGGTTCATTTACCTTTTACTGCAACTCCAATAATCTTAATTTCACCCTCAACTTGGTCGTACTCCATTATAACATATGAAAGATCTCTAGTTTCAATGACTAACAACTTTCAGCAAGGCCTTCACTGTGAGCAGTCATTAAATCCAATGAAACTGTACAATACATCTCATATGATGTTAGTGTCTCTTGTATTAGATTTACTAGCCTCAACAAAAATCCACAATGTTTGTTCTACCAAAGTATTTCAGAAAAAGCCTGCttttattataaaatgatcAACTCACGAAGCCATAAAAGTGGATTGAATTGAGGGAACCCATTCGCACTCTTGATTGTGGCACATGGGCCTGCACTTCTAAACCAAACCAAGAGAGGGAGCTGTACAGATGTACAGCCACTAAACAGTCGGACTCCTGAAATGCTGGAAGTGCACACAATAGCAGAAACATTTCAATTTTGCGGAGGCCGGCAACAACGATGGTTAAATATACAAGTTCGGTGCACAAGAGGAGACAGGAATTCCAGATATGCTAACCACaactgtaaaaacacacacatgtaaaaacTCAGGCACATTCCAGCTAATTCAATATTTGTCAAAGACGACTCAAAGGCCTACCCAGCCAGATGATATTTAGTGTCAGCCAAACCAGGGTGTTCAGTCTGTGGAACATTCACAGAGTGGTAATGATAGCTCTGCAAGCCACTCAGTGAATTACAGTGGGAAGAGTGAGAGTGCACATGGAGTTCAGCCTGTAACCTTCACACTGTGCTGCTGCGTGCACCAACGGAACACATACACAACTAGAGAGAGGCTAAGCCTCTTGTGTGGCGCCTCACCTCATCGTACTCCTCTGGACAGCCCACAGCTCCATCGCCTGGACTGTAGTTTACATTGTAGAGCGGTGGCTCTGGACCTGGAGATAAGAGAGGAAGATGGCAGGTTTAATGTGCACAGAATAAACACATAAATTCAAACTGCAAAGGAGCCTCAGCAAACAAAAGACTGGTGTGTATATTACCAATGCCTGTGTGCAAAACAGCAGCC is a window of Sander vitreus isolate 19-12246 chromosome 21, sanVit1, whole genome shotgun sequence DNA encoding:
- the rab11fip3 gene encoding rab11 family-interacting protein 3 isoform X3, coding for MVLGMVDSPLGPASPATAFIMQNEVTDSAYLGSESTYSECETFTDEDTGALVPPEMHEDVETDSGIEATLHDPEDGGNRSMFSLNSELHNHSLVTVIGGEEEHFEDFGESNSSELLLESSVEGTEGEGHSPLVQPPEQINGSSLLSPSAGKRLSSKKVARHLLQNSSMTLDTMSDLTRDILELADNDITDKVLLLERRVAELEKESESSGEQHARLRQENLHLVHRANALEEQLKEQEVHADEKLQQETRRHKEALIKLERERGLELENLQARLQQLDEENSELRSCVPCLRANIERQEEEKRKLQDETEAMCDRLQDETESRRKMADKLSHERHQNQKEKECTQELIEDLRKQLEHLQLYKLEAEAKRGRTPGAGLQEYQTRTREAELEQEIKRLKQDNRSLKEQNDELNGQIINLSIQGAKNLMSASFSDSLAAEINNVSRVELMEAVHKQEEINYRLQDYIDKIIVAIMECNPSILEVK